In Eupeodes corollae chromosome 3, idEupCoro1.1, whole genome shotgun sequence, a single genomic region encodes these proteins:
- the LOC129950891 gene encoding V-type proton ATPase subunit S1: protein MFCKLIVVLVCLMGAALGDRSPSPVFISGTNSIEKPAFYTLFQEEFANVIKPIIQKTMFVAFLEPNLDNVDFSCSKPSDQKSCYSNLQTAPQTTYYANVQNPIEALRQESSKVMWVNVDATGNFDNVDCEPGSTVLIDLSTVGGDMPRNELLELHDGFMAKVTKKLSEECKITALYTRKPSPNEISKNRRRRDVDSATSGTVFHSGKDFLIFYTELATKEPSKEQGKPSVITPIKITEMSLSGKNDTAFTVNMNGGTDKMSFLISLSGGYYQMSNLVLNGEAFYVPSEVNAPTNFSYSCGNQTFSSKGADSNKIIIWNSLQMQAPFNDATPENFNFSDAWYCVGFFSSGILAGLFVVFILLGIMSVGICWMLDINTMDRFDDPKGKTITINVNE, encoded by the exons atgttcTGCAAGCTGATAGTTGTGCTCGTCTGCTTGATGGGCGCAGCCTTGGGTGATAGGTCGCCGTCTCCAGTTTTCATATCAGGAACCAACAG CATTGAGAAGCCAGCTTTCTACACGTTATTTCAAGAAGAATTCGCCAATGTCATAAAACCAATTATCCAAAAAACCATGTTTGTTGCTTTCCTGGAACCTAAT CTTGATAACGTCGACTTTTCCTGCTCGAAACCGTCCGATCAGAAGTCATGCTACAGCAATCTGCAAACGGCCCCCCAAACAACCTACTATGCTAATGTCCAGAATCCTATTGAAGCATTGCGTCAAGAAAGTTCCAAAGTAATGTGGGTTAATGTGGATGCCACTGGGAACTTTGATAACGTCGATTGTGAACCTGGCTCGACCGTCCTTATTGATCTTAGCACTGTGGGTGGTGACATGCCACGCAATGAGCTTCTAGAGCTTCATG ATGGTTTTATGGCCAAGGTTACAAAGAAACTCTCCGAAGAGTGCAAAATCACAGCCCTCTATACCCGCAAGCCATCGCCAAATGAAATTAGCAaaaatcgtcgtcgtcgtgacGTAGATTCCGCTACCTCTGGCACCGTCTTCCACTCTGGCAAGGACTTCCTCATATTCTACACTGAGTTGGCCACCAAGGAACCATCCAAGGAGCAAGGCAAACCAAGCGTCATTACTCCAATCAAAATCACAGAGATGAGTCTCTCGGGAAAGAACGATACCGCATTCACCGTCAACATGAACGGCGGAACTGATAAAATGAGCTTCCTCATCTCGTTGTCCGGTGGATACTACCAAATGTCCAATTTGGTGCTCAATGGAGAGGCTTTCTATGTCCCATCAGAAGTCAATGCCCCCACCAACTTCTCCTACTCTTGCGGCAATCAAACTTTCTCCTCAAAGGGAGCTGATTCTAACAAAATCATCATTTGGAACTCTCTGCAGATGCAAGCTCCATTCAATGACGCCACTCCCGAAAATTTCAACTTCTCAGACGCTTGGTATTGCGTGGGATTCTTTTCGTCTGGAATTCTGGCTGGTTTGTTTGTGGTGTTCATTTTGCTGGGCATCATGAGCGTTGGTATTTGCTGGATGCTGGACATCAATACCATGGATCGTTTCGATGATCCCAAGGGCAAGACCATAACTATCAATGTTAATGAATAG
- the LOC129951690 gene encoding N-acetylglucosamine-1-phosphotransferase subunits alpha/beta — translation MFHKLSRYCICDVRYLLRFRVILCVFLLSVIIVWKISTELTNDSQDLSESCPHFDVVYTWVNGSDPEFTKSVRQFDPHYDPARFDDKNELKYSLRSLEKYAPWVRNVYIVTNGQIPHWLDLSYHKVSVIPHWELTEYPELLPTFSSSAIETFLHRIPNLSKRFIYMNDDIFLGAPLYPEDLYTQSEGVRVYTAWTLPDCAIDCPWVYIGDGACDQHCNIPECQFDGGDCIYEDSHQSETKRPSTLPTIVNAEQPKVEQPRPWKKRKRNSFKDVIKKTNLSTFEEMKSIVESFNSEQRSKAKTDTPQPTKGYKSSVDIFSQSLIHTNRRLNQEYGFKSRNVLAHVGFLLDRDTIYAMQKKFRPEIHETRSRRFRDKEDLQFAFLYYSYVMSETRNLTVGEIFDEFDTDSSMTWSDREVRTFLARIYPLPLDWSAVRYFEEVVSNCSQKLGEEPKKREPFSTLVYERYEDSSLPTITRNLVIQCSMLAEVMLDNFAQRPRYKFNLTPKRGIHSNFMMLTSNLTEVVDSLDRLRRSPKKFNCINDNLEPQYPEENELIRHLLEDFYLSFFPKRSRFELPERYRNRFNNFNDYEAWRWRKGLALCVGYSASLLLIVFLLRFCCMHKAKFVRRYVQKK, via the exons ATGTTTCACAAATTGAGTCGCTATTGCATCTGTGACGTTCGCTACTTGCTGCGATTCCGAGTGATTCTTTGTGTGTTCCTCTTGTCAGTGATAATTGTTTGGAAGATA AGTACAGAACTAACAAATGACAGCCAGGATCTATCCGAAAGCTGTCCACACTTCGATGTGGTGTACACTTGGGTAAATGGTTCAGATCCGGAATTCACGAAATCTGTTCGACAATTCGACCCACACTATGATCCAGCACGATTCGATGACAAGAACGAACTCAAATACTCGTTGCGGTCCTTGGAGAAATACGCTCCTTGGGTGAGAAATGTGTACATCGTCACAAATGGCCAAATTCCACACTGGCTTGATCTCAGCTATCACAAGGTTTCAGTGATTCCACACTGGGAACTAACTGAATACCCCGAACTCCTGCCCACGTTTTCTAGCTCTGCTATAGAAACATTCCTGCATCGTATTCCGAACCTCTCGAAAAGATTCATCTACATGAACGATGATATATTCCTTGGGGCTCCCCTCTATCCGGAAGACTTGTACACTCAGTCGGAGGGTGTGCGTGTCTATACCGCCTGGACACTCCCTGACTGCGCCATCGACTGCCCCTGGGTGTACATCGGTGATGGAGCTTGCGATCAGCACTGTAACATTCCCGAGTGTCAGTTCGATGGAGGGGATTGCATCTATGAGGATTCACATCAATCGGAGACAAAACGTCCATCGACTCTTCCCACGATAGTGAATGCAGAGCAGCCCAAAGTCGAGCAACCTCGTCCATGGAAGAAGCGCAAGCGGAACTCCTTCAAAGACGTGATCAAGAAAACAAATCTGTCCACTTTCGAGGAGATGAAGAGCATCGTAGAGAGCTTCAATAGTGAGCAGCGATCTAAAGCTAAAACAGACACTCCCCAGCCAACGAAAGGATACAAGTCGAGTGTAGACATTTTCTCGCAGAGTCTAATTCACACAAATCGTCGTCTTAACCAGGAATATGGATTCAAGTCACGAAACGTATTGGCGCACGTTGGTTTCCTGCTGGACCGGGATACCATCTACGCAATGCAAAAGAAGTTTCGTCCCGAGATCCACGAGACCAGATCTCGTCGCTTCCGAGACAAAGAGGATCTGCAGTTCGCATTCCTCTATTACAGCTATGTCATGAGCGAGACCAGGAACCTAACGGTTGGCGAGATCTTCGATGAGTTCGATACAGACAGTTCGATGACCTGGTCCGATCGGGAGGTGAGAACATTCCTGGCTCGCATTTATCCTCTACCGCTGGATTGGTCAGCGGTGAGGTACTTCGAAGAGGTGGTGTCTAATTGCTCCCAAAAATTGGGAGAAGAACCGAAAAAGCGTGAACCGTTTAGCACATTGGTCTACGAGCGATATGAGGATTCAAGTTTG CCGACTATCACTAGGAACCTAGTGATCCAATGCTCTATGCTGGCTGAAGTGATGCTGGACAATTTCGCCCAACGTCCACgatacaaattcaatttgacCCCTAAACGAGGGATTCATAGCAACTTTATGATGCTAACATCCAATCTGACTGAGGTGGTAGACTCCCTTGATCGTCTACGGAGGAGCCCTAA gaAATTCAACTGCATCAATGATAACTTGGAGCCACAGTATCCGGAGGAAAACGAACTCATTCGTCATCTTCTTGAGGACTTCTATCTTTCATTCTTTCCAAAACGCAGCCGCTTCGAGTTGCCTGAAAGATATCGTAATCgctttaacaatttcaatgactATGAAGCTTGGCGCTGGCGTAAAGGATTAGCCCTTTGTGTTGGCTATAGTGCTAGTCTTTTGTTGATTGTGTTTTTATTGAGATTTTGTTGCATGCACAAGGCGAAGTTTGTGAGGCGTTATGTCCAGAAAAAGTAA